The following are encoded in a window of Rosa chinensis cultivar Old Blush chromosome 4, RchiOBHm-V2, whole genome shotgun sequence genomic DNA:
- the LOC121052766 gene encoding uncharacterized protein LOC121052766 translates to MIWSMVQKSFIVDPRSKKDVLSSAGRKWKSFKSTLTTKYILKYKDRRSLLKKKPEEYEFITQPEWEAFVKSRLTPEFLEIHEDHSRRRALNEYDHRMSRKGYANLEEELKMELGTKDDIDRAILWKKGRVDKEGNYLSETTKQRADKIDALTKDVREGIVSAVGRNDILTQALETPEQSGRVRGAGQFVTHKVYFNTSRYKSATKTQLLEQQLELMQNQINMFASLLDPEKLDPIKLGMIRDMFRCNNGSEKASCSVDKEKNLSSKEEVSKVASEKEKEKKATAKKVRKWDDTPSPIDSSRESKKAKQLYKGGLMMRQRGALEDDNVITSTDKAYIPIETANVVKKGKKCKLAVDTKDNIVAMGTVIMLDGLIHGVPLGAENIYISIDVPIKEDANLPIPNESAEIFTVKQATGTHVAWPRHLVLMSHEENSMSTWKSSSKTPCKQAAYKMPVSVHLLLRLVRTMDESIAVSVPMEEGVFGNDHNTFINDTSGHC, encoded by the exons ATGATATGGAGTATGGTTCAG AAATCATTCATTGTGGATCCAAGAAGCAAGAAAGATGTCTTGAGTAGTGCAGGAAGGAAATGGAAATCATTCAAGAGCACTTTaactacaaaatatatattgaaGTATAAAGATCGGCGCAGCCTCCTAAAGAAAAAACCTGAAGAATATGAGTTTATTACTCAACCTGAGTGGGAAGCTTTTGTGAAGTCTCGATTAACTCCAGAATTTTTG GAAATTCATGAGGACCACTCAAGGAGACGAGCTTTGAATGAGTATGATCATCGAATGTCTAGGAAAGGCTATGCTAATTTGGAAGAGGAACTA AAAATGGAGTTAGGGACTAAAGACGATATTGATAGAGCCATCTTATGGAAGAAAGGGCGTGTCGATAAAGAGGGTAACTATTTGAGTGAGACAACCAAACAACGTGCTGACAAAATT GATGCTTTAACGAAAGATGTGAGGGAGGGAATTGTGTCTGCTGTTGGTAGGAACGACATTTTAACTCAAGCTTTGGAGACACCTGAGCAATCGGGCCGTGTAAGAGGTGCTGGACAATTTGTTACACATAAGGTGTACTTTAATACATCTAGATATAAGTCTGCAACCAAGACACAACTGTTGGAACAGCAGTTGGAATTGATGCAAAACCAGATCAACATGTTTGCTTCATTATTGGATCCCGAGAAGTTGGATCCAATTAAACTAGGCATGATTCGAGACATGTTCAGATGTAATAATGGATCTGAAAAAGCTAGTTGCTCAGTCGACAAGGAGAAAAATCTGTCTTCTAAGGAGGAAGTATCTAAGGTGGCAtctgagaaagaaaaagagaaaaaagctACCGCCAAAAAGGTTCGAAAATGGGATGATACTCCATCTCCAATTGATAGCAGTAGAGAGAGCAAGAAG GCAAAACAATTGTATAAAGGGGGACTAATGATGAGACAGAGAGGAGCATTGGAAGATGACAATGTGATAACATCAACAGATAAAGCATATATTCCTATTGAGACAGCAAATGTTGTAAAAAAG GGGAAAAAATGCAAGCTAGCAGTAGACACCAAAGATAACATTGTTGCAATGGGAACTGTAATAATGTTGGATGGGCTGATACATGGAGTGCCCCTAGGagcagaaaatatatatatctcaatTGATGTGCCCATCAAGGAAGATGCTAATCTCCCCATCCCAAATGAGTCAGCTGAAATTTTTACAGTAAAGCAAGCTACCGGTACTCATGTCGCTTGGCCTCGACATCTTGTTTTAATGTCACATGAAGAG AACTCAATGAGCACTTGGAAGTCTTCGAGTAAAACACCATGCAAACAAGCAGCATACAAGATGCCTGTGTCCGTGCATCTTCTACTGCGTTTGGTAAGAACAATGGATGAATCTATAGCAGTGTCAGTCCCAATGGAAGAAGGTGTGTTTGGCAATGACCACAATACATTCATAAACG acacCTCTGGTCATTGTTGA
- the LOC121053038 gene encoding aminopeptidase M1-like isoform X1 encodes MAIIVSHEVAHQWFGNLVTMEWWTNLWLNEGFATWISYMATDILFPEWKVWSQFLQQTTGRLIMDALEHSHPIQVEVHHARSVLEIFDTFSYKKGSAVILMMQAYLGDDIFQVAGDVTKIDILKVTHVLRNGRPRTEAN; translated from the exons ATGGCAATTATTGTATCACATGAAGTAGCACATCAATGGTTTGGCAATCTGGTAACAATGGAATGGTGGACTAATTTATGGCTTAACGAGGGTTTTGCAACATGG ATAAGTTATATGGCCACTGATATTTTGTTTCCTGAGTGGAAAGTTTGGTCTCAATTTCTTCAACAAACTACTGGCAGACTAATTATGGATGCGCTGGAACATTCACATCCAATTCAG GTAGAGGTACACCATGCACGTTCAGTTCTTGAAATATTCGATACTTTCAGCTATAAAAAGGGATCTGCTGTTATACTAATGATGCAGGCTTATCTTGGTGATGATATATTCCAG GTTGCTGGCGATGTTACAAAGATTGATATTCTGAAAGTCACCCACGTGTTGAGAAATGGCAGACCAAGAACAGAGGCAAACTGA
- the LOC121053038 gene encoding aminopeptidase M1-like isoform X2 — MAIIVSHEVAHQWFGNLVTMEWWTNLWLNEGFATWISYMATDILFPEWKVWSQFLQQTTGRLIMDALEHSHPIQVEVHHARSVLEIFDTFSYKKGSAVILMMQAYLGDDIFQSF; from the exons ATGGCAATTATTGTATCACATGAAGTAGCACATCAATGGTTTGGCAATCTGGTAACAATGGAATGGTGGACTAATTTATGGCTTAACGAGGGTTTTGCAACATGG ATAAGTTATATGGCCACTGATATTTTGTTTCCTGAGTGGAAAGTTTGGTCTCAATTTCTTCAACAAACTACTGGCAGACTAATTATGGATGCGCTGGAACATTCACATCCAATTCAG GTAGAGGTACACCATGCACGTTCAGTTCTTGAAATATTCGATACTTTCAGCTATAAAAAGGGATCTGCTGTTATACTAATGATGCAGGCTTATCTTGGTGATGATATATTCCAG TCATTCTAG